CATGTCGCCCAGACGCATCAGCGGCTTCCACGACAGCAGGCGGTCGGCACCAATACGGCTGCCCGTCTGGCCGGCAAGGATCACCAGGGCTGCGGCCAGGAGCGGGCAGAGAGCCACATATCCGGGGAACTGGCCCTGCACGTCCAGCAGGAACCCGACACTGAGCATGGCGGCGAGCCCCAGCCAGCCGGCGGCAACCCGAAGGCCGCGGGGCAGCTTCAGGTACGGCAGCGCGAGGGCAAGCAGGGTGCCGAGGGCAAATTCCCACAGCCGGGTGCGGGTATCAAAGTAAGCGTGCGCCTGGTTTCCGTAGGTCTCCAGTATGGAAAAGCTCAGGGAGGCAATAAATACGCCGCCGAAGACCGCCAGCACGACGCGGCGGAAGCGGATCCGGCAGGTTCTCGCCAGGAACGCCGATGCGGCGAACAGCAACGGCCAGAGAAGGAAAACCTGGCCCTGAATCGACAGCGACCAAAAGTGCTGCAGGGGGCTGGCCGTGCTGTGGTCGGCGGCGTAATAGTCCACGGATTCGGCGGCCAGGACCCAGTTCTGGAAGTACAGGAGCGAGGACCAGCTCTGCGAGAGGATGTCCGTCCATCGGCTCTGCGGAACGAACAGTGCCGTGGCGGTCAGTGTTCCGATCAGGACTACCGCGACCGGCGGCAGCAGGCGCTTGAATTGGCGCAACCAGTAGCGCCCAAGGTCCAGTGCCCGGCCGGCTTCCACCTTGCGGACAAACGACAGCGTCAGCAGGAAGGCGGAGATCAGGAGGAAGACGTCCACCCCGCCCGAAACCCGGCCAAACCAGATGTGGTAGGTCACGACCATCAGTACGGCTAGGGCCCTCAGACCCTGTACTTCCGGGCGGTAACTGGATTGTGGTGCCACTGGAGGTGTGCTGTCGGCGGAGTGCCCGTGGGTATCCGTTTGTTGCTGCGACACAAAAACCTCTCATTGGTACAGGTATTTCAGCCATAGACTCTACCCCCCCAACCATGGGAGCTCCGGATGGCGGCCGCCGCGGCCGGTCCCTCCGCGAACCCGCTGCCACATAGTTTAAGGAACGGCCGCCTGCGGTGCCGAATCCGCCGTCCTGACGCTCCCCCGAGCGTCCGGGCGCGCTTCCCGGTCGGGCTTCCGGTCTGGCGATCACGGCTCGCGGGGCTCACGGAAGGAGCCGCTGGAAGGGGTTTGCGAAGCAGAAGTGTGTGGCTGATCCGACAGCGGAACCGCGTCTGCACCGCACCGGGATCTTCCGCACGGGGATGTCCCGCACGGGGGTGTTCCGGCTAGAACGCCTTGGGGTCTCCGGACACTTTGCTGGTGTGTTCGAGCACGGGTCGCGTAAACAGCAGCAGCAACACTGTTGCTGCCGGCAGCAACAGCAGCAGCCCGGTGAGGATGACCCCGCCCTGGAGGGTGGGCACGGCGATCACGACGGCGAAGAGCTGGAAGACCAGCGCACCGGCACGGGTCCAGCGGTATCCGCGGAAGAAGAAGTGCCCGAGGGCCAGCAGCCAGATACCGGCTGCCGCGATCAGGACCGTGGTGAAGACGGCCCCGCCCATGGAAGCAGGGGTGGCAGTGAAGAGGTTGTAAACGAACCAGCCGGCGATGCCCAGCAGCACGAGGGCTTCCAGGACCAGGACGGCGGAGATGATGAGAACTGCCGGCGGACGGGACACCGGATGACCGGCGCCCGGGTGCGGCTCATTGGGTCTTGACACACTGGCACACTACCGGAGATAGTCGGAGGACGCCCACGTCTCCGGCCCCCCACCCGGAACGCTGTGACGCATCCCTCATGGTTTGGCGGAAAGTAAGAGCGAACTAACCCTTGTCTGAGTTTCCGTATCGTGGAATCCTAGTAGTTGGGGAAATCAGGGGCCTGAACTGGCCCCTTTCGTTTGCAGTTGCTCGTGAATGTTTTCACAAACACGTGGGAGTCAACTATCTAGAGGAGATTGTGATTAGCATGGATTGGCGGAGCCGCGCAGCGTGTCTGGATAAGGATCCGGAGCTGTTCTTTCCTGTGGGCAACACCGGCCCGGCTCTTCTTCAGATCGAAGAAGCCAAAAGTGTGTGCCGCCGATGCCCGGTCATGGATACCTGCCTCCAGTGGGCTATCGAAACCGGCCAGGACGCTGGCGTCTGGGGCGGTATGAGTGAAGACGAACGCCGCGCCCTCAAGCGCCGTGCCGCTCGTGCACGACGCGCGTCCTAACTGACGCACTAACTGCGGACCCAGGTCCGAGAGACTTCGAAGGGCCGCTGCCCAGGGCAGCGGCCCTTGGTGTTTAACCGACACGGTATTTAACAGGCGCAGCGTTCAACCGGCACGGTGTTTAACAGGCGCAGTGTTCAACCGGCGCTGCGTTTAATAGACGCAGTGTTACCCCCGGTCAGCTCTTGCGCGATTCGGCGTCGAGACCCATCTCGATGCGCACCTCGGTGCCGCCGCCCGGCCGCGAAGACCAGTCGATGGTGCCGTCCAGTTCGCTCTGCACCAAAGTGCGCACGATCTGGAGTCCGAGTCCTTCCCGGCGCGGCCCCGGCGGCAGCCCCACGCCGTCGTCGGCCACGGTTACCGTGAGGATCTCCTCGGCGTCGGGCCCCATTTGGCGGGCGGCACTGAGCCAAACCGTGCCCTTGCGGTCCGAAAGTCCGTGCTCGACGGCGTTAGTCACCAGTTCATTGATCACCAGTGCCAGCGGCGTGGCGAAGTCACTGGGAAGCTCCCCGAAGGACCCCTCCTTCTCCGTGCTCACCTGCTGGGTGGGCGAGGCGACCTCGGCCGCCAGACGGAACTGCCGGTCGATCAGGTCATCGAAATTCACGTTCTGGGTCAGGCCCTGGGAGAGCGTTTCGTGGACCAGGGCAATCGTGGCGACGCGGCGCATGGCCTGGTCCAGCCCCTGCTTGCCCTCCTCGCTCTCCATCCGGCGGGACTGCATCCGCAGCAGCGCAGCGACGGTCTGCAGGTTGTTCTTCACCCGGTGGTGGATTTCGCGGATCGTGGCGTCCTTGGACACCAGCTCCATTTCCCGGCGCCGAAGCTCGGAAACATCCCGGCACAGCACCAGGGCGCCGAAGCGTTCCTTCTCGTCCCGCAGCGGTATGGCCCGCAGGGACAGGCTGACCCCGCGCGACTCGATCTCGGTGCGCC
This genomic interval from Arthrobacter sp. zg-Y820 contains the following:
- a CDS encoding WhiB family transcriptional regulator; amino-acid sequence: MDWRSRAACLDKDPELFFPVGNTGPALLQIEEAKSVCRRCPVMDTCLQWAIETGQDAGVWGGMSEDERRALKRRAARARRAS
- a CDS encoding PAS domain-containing sensor histidine kinase yields the protein MAIFTDPIKDHADFGPGDAEWLHLLVGDWQLVADLAFADLALWFPLPDGSYVALAHARPSTSHTVFHSDFVGERIRADLQPLVDKAWASQVIERSSETNWTTDTAMRVEAIPFVRNGRTLAVVTSHMDLSSSRMPSRLELTYRQCAYDLLRMGTLGLWPDFATPTGSRRGAPRVGDGLIRMDADGVVQYASPNGVSAFRRLGDMESLEGRSLAEITTALLKDRRMVDETLPLVVTGRMPWRTEIESRGVSLSLRAIPLRDEKERFGALVLCRDVSELRRREMELVSKDATIREIHHRVKNNLQTVAALLRMQSRRMESEEGKQGLDQAMRRVATIALVHETLSQGLTQNVNFDDLIDRQFRLAAEVASPTQQVSTEKEGSFGELPSDFATPLALVINELVTNAVEHGLSDRKGTVWLSAARQMGPDAEEILTVTVADDGVGLPPGPRREGLGLQIVRTLVQSELDGTIDWSSRPGGGTEVRIEMGLDAESRKS